In the Parasteatoda tepidariorum isolate YZ-2023 chromosome 3, CAS_Ptep_4.0, whole genome shotgun sequence genome, one interval contains:
- the LOC107444022 gene encoding sulfotransferase ssu-1-like — protein sequence MASATEIVSKKPFYMKMDGIIYPGHFSPKCFREAMDYKPQAEDVFIVTYPKSGTTWMQNVALYIFRKGKELEEMSQFLRHCPFIDLCGKESIEKMPRPGAFKTHLPYTHMPYSSKAKYIFVARNPKDCAVSFFHHTRNLPGYMYWDGEFDDFFELFMAGQVEFGDYFNHLLSWYPHRNDPNLYYTTYEDMKKDIKKVIVDLAKFLGDEFIGAIEKDNSVLNDIVNFSSFEYTKKKFGEIYDLKPKEGEILTEPETYEGLQYIRQFISEIDLPKVLPEINFFRKGIVGDWKNAMTEEQAERLDKKFKEKTEGTDIPNWFSIS from the coding sequence ATGGCTTCAGCAACGGAAATCGTATCGAAAAAACCGTTTTATATGAAAATGGATGGTATTATATATCCAGGTCACTTTTCACCAAAATGTTTCCGTGAAGCTATGGATTACAAACCTCAAGCAGAGGACGTTTTTATTGTGACTTATCCAAAGAGTGGGACAACATGGATGCAAAATGTAGCTCTTTACATTTTTCGTAAGGGGAAAGAACTTGAAGAAATGTCTCAGTTTCTGAGGCATTGTCCATTTATAGATCTGTGCGGCAAGGAGAGCATTGAAAAGATGCCAAGACCTGGTGCATTTAAAACTCATCTTCCTTATACCCATATGCCATATTCCTCTAaagctaaatacatttttgttgcCCGCAATCCCAAAGATTGCGCCGTGTCTTTTTTTCACCACACTAGAAATCTACCTGGATATATGTACTGGGATGGCGAGTTTGATGATTTTTTCGAGCTTTTTATGGCTGGTCAAGTGGAGTTTGGTGACTACTTTAATCACTTATTGTCTTGGTACCCTCACAGAAATGACCCCAATCTTTATTACACCACTTACGAGGATATGAAGAAAGATATAAAGAAAGTAATTGTCGATTTGGCTAAATTCCTTGGTGATGAGTTCATTGGCGCAATCGAAAAAGATAATTCAGTTTTGAATGACATCGTGAATTTTAGCAGTTTTGAAtacacgaaaaagaaatttggtgaaatttatgatttaaaaccaAAAGAAGGTGAGATACTTACGGAACCAGAGACTTATGAAGGTTTGCAGTATATTAGgcaatttatttctgaaatagatTTGCCAAAAGTTTtacctgaaataaatttttttcggaaaGGAATCGTTGGAGATTGGAAAAATGCTATGACTGAAGAGCAAGCTGAAAGACTGGATAAGAAATTTAAGGAGAAAACTGAAGGGACAGATATTCCGAACTGGTTttccatttcataa